One Solanum pennellii chromosome 10, SPENNV200 genomic region harbors:
- the LOC107001717 gene encoding auxin-responsive protein SAUR68-like, whose amino-acid sequence MISAKKLIKMARKWQKFAAKQRKRISFPRSNYYDAESCSTSSSIVDRGHFVVYTTDQKRFVVPLAYLQHDVIRQLLHMSEEEFGLPSYGPITLPCDALFMNYIISLVKRGVAADLQNALLVSVPSNQCSSASYLQERRNLELLVC is encoded by the coding sequence ATGATAAGCGCCAAGAAACTCATCAAGATGGCAAGGAAATGGCAAAAGTTTGCAGCTAAGCAGAGGAAGAGAATTTCTTTTCCAAGATCCAATTACTATGATGCTGAGAGTTGTAGCACATCATCTTCCATAGTTGACAGAGGCCACTTTGTGGTGTATACAACCGATCAAAAGCGATTTGTGGTTCCATTGGCTTATCTTCAACATGACGTAATCAGACAACTGTTGCACATGTCTGAAGAAGAGTTTGGACTTCCAAGTTATGGTCCTATTACATTACCATGTGATGCACTGTTCATGAACTATATCATATCACTCGTCAAAAGAGGTGTAGCCGCTGATCTTCAGAATGCTTTGCTTGTTTCTGTACCTTCCAATCAATGTTCATCTGCTTCATACCTTCAAGAACGACGAAATCTAGAATTGTTAGTTTGTTAA
- the LOC107001736 gene encoding auxin-induced protein 15A-like yields the protein MGIKVTPFVQANRFLRRSSTNGDVPKGRCAVHVGESHKKEIRRASVLLEPALFQDLLAQAEEEFGFDHPMGGITIPCKEDVFVDLTSRLRRS from the coding sequence ATGGGTATCAAAGTGACTCCATTTGTTCAAGCTAATCGGTTCTTAAGGAGGTCTTCAACAAATGGAGATGTTCCAAAAGGACGTTGTGCAGTACACGTAGGAGAGAGCCACAAGAAAGAGATTCGTCGTGCAAGTGTCTTACTTGAGCCAGCTTTATTTCAAGACTTGTTAGCTCAGGCTGAAGAAGAGTTTGGCTTTGATCATCCGATGGGTGGTATTACAATACCTTGCAAGGAGGATGTGTTCGTTGATCTTACTTCACGCTTAAGAAGATCATGA
- the LOC107001764 gene encoding auxin-responsive protein SAUR68-like: MNMISAKKLIKMARKWQKFAANQRKRISFPRSNYNDAESCSTSSSIVAKGNFVVYTIDKKRFVVPLAYLQHEVIRQLLHMSEEEFGLPSDGPITLPCDALFMNYIISLIRRGVSTDFQNALLVTVASSRCSSASYLEEQRNPQLLVC; the protein is encoded by the coding sequence atgaaCATGATCAGTgctaagaaactcatcaagaTGGCAAGGAAATGGCAGAAGTTCGCAGCGAATCAGAGGAAGAGAATTTCTTTTCCAAGATCCAATTACAATGATGCAGAGAGTTGCAGCACATCATCTTCTATAGTTGCTAAAGGGAATTTTGTGGTGTATACAATCGATAAGAAGCGATTTGTGGTTCCGTTGGCTTATCTTCAACACGAGGTAATCAGACAACTGTTGCACATGTCTGAAGAAGAGTTTGGACTACCAAGTGATGGCCCCATCACGTTACCGTGTGATGCACTATTCATGAACTACATTATATCACTCATCAGAAGAGGTGTATCTACAGATTTTCAAAATGCTTTGCTTGTAACAGTCGCTTCCAGTCGATGCTCATCAGCTTCATATCTTGAAGAACAAAGAAACCCGCAATTGCTAGTTTGTTAA
- the LOC107001952 gene encoding auxin-responsive protein SAUR68-like, whose protein sequence is MISAKKLIKMARKWQKFAANQRKRISFQRSNTNDAKSCSTSASVVDKGHFVVYTIDQNRFVVPLAYLQHEVIRQLLHMSEEEFGLPSDGPITLLFDALFLNYIISLIRRGVSADFQNALIVTVASSRCSSASYLQEQRHSELLIC, encoded by the coding sequence ATGATTAGTgctaagaaactcatcaagaTGGCAAGGAAATGGCAGAAGTTCGCAGCGAATCAAAGGAAGAGAATTTCTTTTCAAAGATCCAATACCAATGATGCAAAGAGCTGCAGCACATCAGCTTCTGTAGTTGACAAAGGTCATTTTGTGGTGTATACAATAGATCAGAACCGATTTGTGGTTCCGTTGGCTTATCTTCAACATGAGGTAATCAGACAACTGTTGCACATGTCTGAAGAAGAGTTTGGACTTCCAAGTGATGGCCCCATTACGTTACTGTTCGATGCACTATTCTTGAACTACATTATATCTCTCATTCGAAGAGGTGTATCTGCAGATTTTCAAAATGCTTTGATTGTAACAGTCGCTTCCAGTCGATGCTCATCAGCTTCATACCTTCAAGAACAACGACATTCGGAATTGTTAATTTGTTAA